One region of Glycine max cultivar Williams 82 chromosome 9, Glycine_max_v4.0, whole genome shotgun sequence genomic DNA includes:
- the LOC100781277 gene encoding auxin-induced protein 15A, whose translation MKTGNRFVGIAHAKQKLQRTLSQRIKMASAVADVPKGHLAVYVGENHKRFVIPISYLSHPLFRDLLDWAEEEFGFNHPMGGLTIPCTEDYFISLTSSLN comes from the coding sequence ATGAAGACTGGAAACAGATTTGTGGGGATAGCTCATGCCAAGCAGAAACTTCAGAGAACACTTTCACAAAGAATCAAAATGGCTTCAGCTGTTGCTGATGTTCCAAAAGGCCACTTGGCAGTGTACGTTGGAGAGAACCATAAGAGGTTTGTGATTCCAATATCTTACCTAAGCCACCCTTTATTCAGAGACTTGTTGGATTGGGCTGAAGAAGAATTCGGATTCAATCACCCAATGGGTGGTCTCACTATTCCATGTACTGAAGATTACTTCATTAGTCTAACTTCTtctcttaattaa
- the LOC100782363 gene encoding auxin-induced protein 10A5-like: MGFRIPGIIRQASFSAAKATCKGLQVPKGYLAVYVGDKMKRFVIPVSYLNQPSFQELLSQAEEEFGFDHPTGGLTIPCREDEFLNLTSRLNEL, translated from the coding sequence atgggtTTCCGCATACCAGGTATTATTAGACAGGCATCATTTTCTGCAGCCAAAGCTACTTGCAAGGGACTTCAAGTCCCAAAAGGCTATCTTGCTGTCTATGTTGGAGATAAGATGAAGCGGTTTGTGATTCCAGTATCATACTTGAACCAACCTTCATTTCAAGAATTACTAAGTCAAGCAGAAGAAGAGTTTGGATTTGATCATCCAACTGGTGGTCTCACAATTCCATGCAGGGAGGATGAGTTTCTAAACCTCACTTCTCGCTTGAATGAGCTGTGA